GAAAGTAAAAGTTGAAGAAATCCTGCATTCACACTACTATTaacaacatattttaattattctttatattataattgattattaaaaacatatgtCTGTAATTAAATTATGCATTTCTGCTATTATAATTATCATGTACAGTGTCTTAGagaaaaaagttgtacttttttgCAATGCTGTATGCATTTTTCCCAAGAACACCACTCCATTGTATAGAAAGAGAAATAATCTTAAAATTTCCAACCCATTAGCCGATAATAATAGCTTTTTTATACTCGTAAGCGAATAAATGTACAATAGTTTAATGATGCTTTCTAATTGGTTTGTTAGAATATTTAGAACGAAACACATAAAATTTTGGTTGGGTGTCGAACTCACATTCATACAAATTCACCAGTACAATAAAAATCGCTTGAAAGAACACGCAAATGCACCGTTATATACTTGTGTACTTGATTTCGGACAAAACCGCGTTCATGTTTACATATGTTTGCGCATCCGTTGGTTGAGGAATCCCCTTCTGCTCCTACTCCCTTCATACCATAATACTTTGCTCAGCGTATGAGAACAATGGCAACCTTGaccaagtttttgtttttgaaaattctatgtTTACTTCGCTCAGCGTTTCATTATGCGCTGGAACGACATTCGATATgctgcgcacatacatacatacaaagccACCATAACCATTTTATATGAGGACTTTGCAACAGCGAGCTTTTTAGTGGAGCTACAATCTCTACACCATTTGGACTGACTGAGAGAAGGAAAAAAGAGGAGAATAAAGGCAATATCAGTGAAAACAAAGGACATATGTACATTGAATAATGGCCAAAGTTAGAACAAAATACCAGCCGCCAACAACCAGTGAAGCGCACAACCGTTACAGTAGTCCAGCCCAGCTGAATGATACTAGCAGTTGACCAAGCGCGCCAGCTGAGTCTCTGAGCCAAATAGCCTTGACTCCGTGAGCTGGTCGGTGGTTAATGATGGAGGAGCTGGCTGAGCGGCTGTACATTTACTCCAGTTCATATGTTTGCTGGAGTCCtcagtatttgtttttgtgtgttcgTTAGGCTGTACTCACTTTACGAATGCTGCGTGTGGGTTCTCTGGTTATCTTGGTTAGGTTTGCCAGTTCACTGTCCACCAACACTGACTTGCCTTCGGTGCCTACATTCGTGAGTGGTTAAATTTTGTCGCTGCCTAGATGAAGTAGTGATTGAGTGAATGAGAGTTGCTGTACAATAACTCAAGCTTGGATGTTTAATGACGTGGTGTGGTAAACATTGGATGGAACATCGCCACAAATAAATTTCGATCAGAGCACGTGACGGAAATACAATAAGTGCAAAACATTCCATTCAATTTAGCAGCATGTGTTCAATGACACAGaaaaactagttttttttttgcttccttgaaaaattttgtaaaacatGTACTAGTATTAACTACCGGGCAAAGTTCCTTTCTGTCGTTTAGagaaatttaagaatattcatTGGGAGGACTTATTTCAGGTCACTAGTTTTTAATTTGCTATGTTGGTCGTACCACAAAGCTTTTACAGCTCCCTTATATCACCAACCATATAAACCAATCGTTAAGCAACCTAAGAGGACATCGGTGAATTTAATCAGGAGCTCAGGTCAGCTATTTTCGACTACTTATAAGTTAAATGGCTGATTTGTAGCGTTAtaccaaacaaattttgtagTTCGGCGTATGCTAGAACCAAGACTTGATTTCATTCTCTGTGGGGCACTgttttgtattgaaataaattatccTCACATTTGAGATCTTTGTAACCAGCAGATCAAATATTTGGATTCCACTGAGCATCCAACAtgaataaatacattttctcCATTAGCCATTTTGCCCCCGTTTTTACCACTTTGTCTAATGTCACTACTTTCAAACTTTAGAAGACCATTTGCCAACAGACATAATGAACCAAAATCATCTTGTTTGAAATTATATAGGCATTACTTTTCTTCATACAATCCGCTTCATGGATCTTTAATGGATTTGCTGTTTCCCAAACACCACATTTTGACTCGAGAGTATGAAATACTTTTTTCGCCCCCAATATTATAAAAGTAGGGTTCCATGTTGATATTTCTGTACCTTATCAATTAGTTTGTTGGATGTGAGTAAATATCACCCGAGTttctatataataattatatggaTCACTTTCATAACCTCTCTCTATTCCTTTTAAAAACGCAAGAGAGACTGACGGACGTCCACATAGTACTCTAagatataaattttcaaggacACAACATCCATATGTTATAGTAAAAGCAGGTTAGTAAAGACTGTGGAAGTCCATTTGTTAATGTACTACCGAAAGCGGTGATTATAGCAAAGAGCGGATTTATCAGCAAGTGTAGTACAATACGAACCATTCCATTTATGGCACATAGTCCTTTGATCAATGCAGCGTCTTCAATTAAGGTGGCATCATCCATCTGTCACATCGAGTTACTTCATAATTTAGCCAATTTGAGTCCATAGCCGAATTGCGCAAGACCCACCTGTACGAAAGTCTGTTATTTTTGAACAACTCAATTTTAGTTTCCCAAAAAGAAATAAACCATATCTGCTAGCAATAAAACATCTGTCGCCACtttgaaatactttttgttAAACAGCTATGTGCTGACAACGGCGGACACATAGCAATTTAAGTCCAAAAATATGATTGTAAACATATGTTATACCACAGTGATTGCTGCTGAAAACTTTTtactgttaaataaataaaaaatcactttTAATTTTGCCACCAACACAACTttggtttcatttattttattttatattttgtattgtgttgtgaaaactttttcgtttggtGCTAAAAGTTTTTCGACGAAACACGGATTTTATCAATTGacttttttttggcaaatattaCAAGTGTGCTCAAATGCGCGCTCGATTATTGTTTGCTTTCATCACATCTTGTGTGAATGTAAGTGGGAATGTTTATAggaatttatatatgtgtatatacatatagtctAAATTTGTGGTATACATGTTTATAGGGTTCATAAAGTAACTAAGTGGAGTGATTCAAGTTCGGAATCAGCACTCCGTGAGTTCTAGGTGCAAAACCGCTGCGCTAAAAGTTCATAGTTCTTAGAACACATAACTTCAgctaaggttaggttaggttaggttaagttacTGACCGGCTGTTACGCCATACATATTGTCTGTACTGGATCGGTATCCATTTGGATGAATCTCATCAACTATTTCGTTTCCCGGAATTCCTTTTTAACCCAGGAACTcagtatatatacatttcttttCCGACTGACCCTACATCTACTTTCTATTTGCTTCCAAAGGCATTTTCTGTCGTAATACGATGTAAGTTTATTGCCTCAAGGGAGTATTCTAGTATAGAGGTATGacttttaggtaatttttgaaACGTCGCAAAAAACggcaactaatatttttactACCGATTTTTCTATTAGTTATTTACTAACATTAcaggaatgcagaaaaaaatcaaaaaaaaaattaagaaaaaacagCTGATAAAGTGGGGgtctcaaaaaattttcaaatggcCAAACCCTCGATTTCAACCCTTATAGCAATCTGAAaccaaaaaaggaaataaaatattaatctgGAATAATGTCGCAATGTCTGAAACTACGTATGTTTTGAAATGGCGACTGCctgcaaaaaaacaatttttgtaccaCTGTTTAGAATgttttaaaaatcgaaaaaatttggAAGTACGGTTGGTTCCAGACATAGACAAGtctataaataaaactctctattttttttatttctagattAGCATAACCTCTTTATTGCCGGCTGACAATCGACGTATATATTGATCTTCTTTGTGTTGTTTCCTATGTTGTTAGCTACATCAGCCGCTTTCCTTACCACAAAGAGTTTATCCTGCAAAATACTGCAGTATTCCAAAGCTTGAAGCTCTTTTAGTGTGACTTGAAACCTTTGCCCCCAAATAAAGCATGAGGGTATGAGATATATTTTATTCACCAACCCCCTGCTTATCGAGTTATGTGAATGATTCACCGTTATGCAGAGAACAGCGAGCCGCTTTATCCGCTCAAACGTTCTCTGCATGAGACTTTCCTTACAGCGATCCACCAGACCAAAGCATCATAAATAAAGATTGGCTTGACTACCGCTCTGTAACACAACTGCATAAGGCCAGGTGATAGGTCCCATGTAGACCCTACCATCTTCTAACATGCATAGAATTGTACCCTCTATTCCATTCTCTCTTCCGCATTGAGTTTCCAGTTTTATAATCAAaattactcccagatacttgTACGTTCTTGTAAAGAATACCATATCCGTCTTATCGGCATTTACCTCTATGTCTATCCATCGGTGTATGACGCTTAAAGTGTTGTCTATTACATTATTATTTGTGTCTAGGAATTTGCCCGTACCTAGTATAGCTATGTCGTCTGCATAGGCTATCAGTTTGGGTGCTCtcctttaacattttttcaaaacctCATAAGCTACAAGTGACCACAGGACTGGTGATAATACACATAATGAAGTACAGTCTCCGTGGGTAGGTTAAGTCCGTCATATGTTTTTCAAGCGATATTATTGTTGGCATCTGTAGGAAGCATCAAAACTTATATGCAGCCCAATTTGATGTGGGCGAAGCCGGACATGTATATCTGCAAAGAATGTATTACTgttaataatgtatatataatattatatatctacacGTTTACCATTTTCACTCGAGTTTCTCTTTCATGTCTCTTGCTTTTCAGCATTCTACGTGAGGTTgagatttattttgttaatttcacTCCTTTGTTGAATtctgttgatattttttttattaacccCATTGAACTGTCTACTGTTTTCGCATACTTTACCAAACAGCTGCTAACGGtggtgataaaaattaaaaaaaattgaatgaaaatatactcttttttcgaaataaaaaatttgaatttcttaAATTAAAGCCTAGAGAAAGCTTTTGCTTAAGTATAATTGCAATAAGACCATACCtcttaaacacatttttaaagATATCTCTGGGTACTTTGTTACTACTGATTAGATCTACTGTAACGGCTTTGTGTTCTGCAACAATATTTCGACACGCTAACAGTAAACGAAACGCTACAAAAAATCTAAATCGGTcttaatatttgtgtttttgtgtaGTATTATAAGGTGCAATACCTATGTTGTTACTAGTTTAAACCTAAAAAGTAAGACGGTTACCagctgtttaaaaatatgttatttaaaaaatttatcggATAAAATTAGTACCAACAAGTAAAgaagtaaccgaacattttatactctcgcaaagtcaaatggtatactcgttttagattttttttttgtggatcttgccgccttgttctttgttgaccgatattttcggtaaaaagtcaactataggcactggggtccacatattcagtacctaggggcttgaacagttgtggttcaatttagataatttttggtcacaaggtggcatagtttaaacgtattattcacgcaaagttttacgccgatataatcattgttgcttgatttgcatagtggaaaatgaaagaatcagatggaatttgaaatggtgttatatgagaaataggcgtgtttgtaatccgatttcgcccaatttcgcactataactagaaatatgagaagtatgttatgtaccgaatttggtggaaatcggcatatcccaagatatgggttttcatctaaaagtaattttgaacgcgtttcctataaagtcatctcataccatcccagagataaaatttattgtctctggcgtgtttagtacttgatttatcgcacttttagtagtttttaacagtaccgttaattggggagtgggcggtgttgtcacccgatttcacaccgtcgatagagatgctaaaacatttgttcccagtaaattttgttattatagtttcagtggtataggaaatatgcacataaaacttattaggggggcgggaccacgcccacttaaaaaaaatgtttaactgcagatgcccctccctaatgtgatcctgtataccatataaggtcttgtatcttgttgtggagctaattatggcaatttatttgtttttgattaatggcatattgtgggcgtggcagtggtccgattacgcccatctgcaatacaacCCATCTaacggtaccaggaaacatgtgtacctagtttcataaagatatctcaatttttactcaagttacagcttgcacagaagacagacagtcacccggatttcaactcgtctcttcatcttgatcatttatataggtatgtatatataaccctatatctaactcgattagttttaggtgatacaaactattatactctgtagcaacaagttgagatagtataaaaagtaaattttcaataaaattgatccgattattaaaattttttaattagaaagaGAATTTAAGTGGAGAAAGAGGTTTggaaattttttagttaaaaataattttgagagtttcagttttaaattttttttattatatcaacCTGATATAACAGTAATATTTTTCTCCAACTAAGCTTTAAAGccttttaaaattaagtttttcgcACCTTAGTGGATGCACCTTTTTATGTTAGAAACGACGTCCTCCATCGAGACCTAAAAATGGCCGCTGTAAAAGAAACTATAGAAGAATTTGGAAGTCGTTCCCTCTCTCGGTTGAAGAACTGTGATGACGTACTTGCGATCCAACTGCTGGACAATAGTTAACAATATAGAAGACTGAAAAGATAACACCCATAAGATTTCCCCTCTCGATTTAATTGATCTCACCTTCAGTTATGTCGAATACTTTTCATTGTACTTCAACAACATTGTTTTTGCCAACAAATTTAGTTATTGTCAGATTCTAAATAaaacttattattaaaaaaaaatctaactaaacaaaacttttttataaatacttttgaaaGGGTTGCCATctgattgaaaattttaaataaaaaatacatcataTGAATGAGAAAATAAGGTTATAGTTTTATCAGACTTCACGCAATATCACCAGCGGTTCAATAATAAACACGATTACTACAGGCCACCAATATTATTTATCCATTACTATAcattgtacaatacatatattttcatacgAAATTAAAACCAGATTAAATTATCAACACAACTTTTGCTTGCAACTTTGCTTATGCGGCATAATTCATTCATAatttgcatatacttgtagtacccAATATAACTGAGTCAAACCACCACTGCATATATGCTCGAGAATGTGAAGTacataataataaagtaaaaaaatgccGCATTGTCAAACTAAAAGAATTTAGAAAAGTTTAGAGTTGCCATCTGTAAAATCGTTGGTTTCAACCGCTAACTCGACAACAAAGCATGTTACGTATATTTACTTATACGAggattgccttttatatttcgagaTTAGAGaactaaaacaaatattaatcatcgaaattagctttatattttttcaaaatattctccattaaggtCTTTACccttttgcatgcgtttgaactaattgtcgaagcacttttgccactctgattgaagTATTTCTAAAACATGCATTCTGAACGCAGTaaccgcctcttcaggtgtcgaaaaacgttggttcttatttgttttttacgAACCAGAATAAAAAAAGGACATTCGGTGTCAAGTCAGGACTATACGGTGGATGACTGATCAAATTGATGATTTAATGTTCAGTTGTTGCAGTCGATGTGAGAGAGCTCGCGttgtcgtggtgaagagtgaCCCGTCTTCGGCGGTTTGTTTTCTTGAGGTCTTTGAAATTAATtggcaaacaaatggttgtgtaccacTCAAAATTTACTGTTCTGAGTTTTTCTAGTGGTGTGGTTGCGACATgtccagtttttccaaaaatatatgcaacCACTTGCTTGGAAGTGCTTCGTGCGCGAACGACTTTGTAGGATTCGGCTCAACTGGAAACACCCATACAGTCGATTGCTGTTTACCATACTTTCGAGCTCATAAtatttctctcgaccaatcgacaATAGCCTgtttttgagcgattgacaaattgtatatcagaaatcaaactttacgataaagttctGAGTTGTAAAATCCCGGAATATAAAACGCAACatcaatcaaaatttaaaacagatgtttttttttataaaactactATATTTCATAGGCATTTAATATAATACGCCCTTCCTTAGGAAACTTGTTTTACAtttactttttcttcttcttatcgGCATCATTTTCGTCGTCTTCCTTCAAAGAACAAGGTGGGCAGCCGTGTAAATAGCCGCCTTCTGCCATGCGCATAAATGACTTCTGCGGGTCGTAATTGCTACGTTCAGGAAAAAAATcattctttatatataatataaaccagCAGATATTATATAAGACAGACCTGTAAAAGTCGCGATACTTCTTCTTGCGTGGCTTGTTATGGAGTATGTTGAAAGTCATAGCAGCGAACAGGGCAGAGGCCACTGCAACTCCAATGTTACGCAGCGCCATCTGACGATGATTAAAGAAAAGCCGCGGCGGCAGCTTTGGAGGTGGCTTTGCTTTCGAAGACTTCGCGGTACTCGACATATTTTCCGGAATTGAATTACCGAGTACCAACGAGCAGCACAACAATGAGAATCAATTGATTTTTAATGAAATCTATTTATATTGATTTCAAAAACACGTTTTTATAGCGAAATTTCTCTAAGcgagtttgaaaaaaattttaaaacagaaataaattttctgaattttttttttgttgggttTTCAGTTGTCAAATACTAAGGCGACAAGTGTCGttagagtttttttttgctttttttgtttttaaagtagaaataaaatcaaaaattctaaCCCCCTCAGCAAAAGGGTGTGAGTCTCATACTTAATCTCTACAGTATACTTCGGTCATAAATAAGTTTTGTATGTTTTCATACATTTACTTGCTTATATAATTGCGTAAATGCATAACACCAAATTTTAATCTAATGTATTGTGTTTCTATATAATTTCAGAATCTTCACCATTGTATTGGAGTGTTCGTAGGTAAGTTAGTTCTTTTGTTCCATGTGTTATTAGTGGAAGTCTTTACTTTTGTTGTCAGcttatgtaataatataatattatataatacatatgtatgccgtTAATTCCGATCGTAAGTCCGTCTGTCTGCGCAAGCGTAAACGTCAAAAAATGAGGAAGATGATTTTATCGAAGTGCGTGTCGATGAAGTGGTGGTTAGATGTGCAAATCATTCctataaataagtacttttctaACAATAGTAGTCTGCTCGGTAAATGGATTGCTCTACCAAAAAACATTATCTTAAAACTCATGAGGCGTAATGAATAGACCGAACATTTTTAGGACCGCAATTTTAGGCAAAATCGGACAGCAACCATACTAAAATACTCACTTTccacaaaattatatttcaagctCCCTCAGTTCAGTTGGCTTTGGAGTGCATAAGTGAAAAGTTATGAAATCGATTGATATAAGTAAAAGGCATAGGACCTCTCTATAAAAATAGGATATAAATGTGCAAATtcaaacacatatattttataaaaaatgctcTCAGGGTGTATTCTTCATATATTATGCGTTTGGATTGTTCCCGGATATGTACGAAAACaaactgtaaaaaataattttttattaaattattatacaatgtttagAAACAGTCCCAAGgcctttttataatttttattatattgtgtaattatgtaataatttttgtggTTGTCCACTCAGCGCTTACTCGGAAGCAAAAACACAAGACCACAGCAAATTTCCTTCTTAACTCTTATTTATACTATTGCACTAAACCATTCTAAATAGCTGCGTATATGATTTTAGTAGTTATATCTActtgtgaataaaaaattttttttttgatacgagttgaaatctggatatctgtccgtccatctgtaacgtaataaaaaattgagatatcttgatgaaattatAAAGTGTCGTAACTAAGCTTTAAATTAAGAtccaaaactgtaatttggtgcagGGGATCGTAGTAGTGAGAGGCACTTGTAgactaaatatttctttaaagtgGTCACGGCCTCGCCCTCTAAATGGTTAAAGGTACATGTCTTCTAAACCACTGAAGCTAACTGAACCAAAGTTGCTAAGAAGAAGATTCTTTAACATTTCTTAACATACCGTGGCACCGCccgcttttaggtgaaatcctatatctcaagaactaattgaccaatttcaaccaaattgggtGTTTGAGGTTATCCACAGCTGTACACTATGGAAcgtctactttccatataacaaactttgcaattccatctgattttatttattcatcaataaagttattagagtaaaactttgcacaaattgtGTACTCAAGGTATTTAATCTTActcccaaaaattgtcgaaattgaAGTATAACTTTTCAAAAACCCAGACATCAAATATGTGGAcataaaatgggtaaaatcgagtcaatatttCTGTTAGGCTCCATATACCTACGAAAACAattgaatagttaaactttgacgatataaaaaaactgatttttttaatatctagacTAGAGTAcccctttaaaataaaaaaatcttcctcacaTACTGTTACATTTTCCGAAGATCCTCCGGTAAAGTGGCTACGCAATCAAggaattccaaaaattttcaaaatgaatcacgGATCATAAAAGTAAATTGGTTTACAGAatctacttttattttaattatttattaagtaaaatgaattttcaagaaaattcaCAAtatctgacttgcaagtggactTAGCCCCTTAAAaggtttgtttttaattgataCAAGTTTTTGCTCACAGGTGTTAACCGTTCTcagttgtaataaaatatacttttgcCGAGTTTTAATCTACTTTCGGATATTGCTTAAATGCTAATATCTAATAAAGGAGAAAATACTCAAAAATTTGACAGTCTTtagatttacatttttatactcctttgatgttttaaaattagtgGCTGGTTAAGATTTCCTGACAAAAGTGGGTTCTTACTTTAACCATAAAACTCTTTTCGATATCTAAAAAAGTATTTCATGAAACAAGCTCTCGAAATCAGGGTTTGCTGATACTGACGCC
The sequence above is drawn from the Bactrocera oleae isolate idBacOlea1 chromosome 5, idBacOlea1, whole genome shotgun sequence genome and encodes:
- the COX6CL gene encoding cytochrome c oxidase subunit 6C-1; translation: MSSTAKSSKAKPPPKLPPRLFFNHRQMALRNIGVAVASALFAAMTFNILHNKPRKKKYRDFYSNYDPQKSFMRMAEGGYLHGCPPCSLKEDDENDADKKKKK